From a region of the Alnus glutinosa chromosome 1, dhAlnGlut1.1, whole genome shotgun sequence genome:
- the LOC133858445 gene encoding putative SNAP25 homologous protein SNAP30, which yields MFGFLKSPANKVSKQKSVDPGFPVSSSSNPFDSDTESDAKQTLKPARRTASEPVLVTPNFNTNPFDDDDDDDGRREASSSSASYSGSAVARDRYKNDFHGSGGLQNQSVQELENYAMYKAEETTKTVNNCLKIAEDIREDATRSLVMLHQQGEQITRTHMMAADTERDLSRGEKLLNNLGGMFSKTWKPKKTREIAGPIITADYSSKRSENHSEQRVKLGLAPAPRGRSASRTPPPEPTNALQKVEVEKEKQDDALSDLSNLLGDLKNMAVDMGGELNRQNKALDHLGDDVDELNSRVKGANQRARRLLGK from the exons ATGTTCGGATTTTTGAAATCACCTGCAAATAAGGTTTCGAAGCAGAAATCAGTGGATCCTGGGTTTCCAGTTTCTTCTAGTTCTAACCCTTTTGATTCAGATACTGAATCTGATGCAAAGCAAACTCTTAAGCCTGCGAGACGAACTGCTTCAGAACCTGTGCTTGTAACACCAAATTTCAATACCAACCcttttgatgatgatgatgatgatgatgggagAAGAGAGGCATCTTCTTCGTCAGCCTCATACTCTGGTTCTGCAGTGGCAAGAGACAGATACAAGAATGATTTTCATGGCTCAGGAGGATTACAGAACCAGAGTGTGCAAGAACTAGAGAATTATGCTATGTACAAGGCTGAGGAGACAACAAAGACGGTTAACAACTGCCTGAAGATTGCAGAGGACATCAGAGAGGATGCTACAAGGAGCCTTGTCATGTTGCATCAGCAGGGCGAGCAAATTACAAGGACCCACATGATGGCTGCTGATACGGAGAGGGATTTGAGTCGG GGTGAGAAGCTTTTAAATAACCTTGGCGGTATGTTCTCTAAGACTTGGAAGCCAAAGAAGACTCGGGAAATTGCAGGGCCTATAATTACTGCAG attattcatccaaaagaaGCGAAAACCACTCAGAGCAGAGGGTGAAATTGGGTTTAGCTCCTGCACCCAGAGGACGGTCAGCTTCTCGAACGCCTCCTCCTGAACCAACAAATGCCCTGCAGAAAGTTGAG GTCGAGAAGGAAAAGCAAGATGATGCACTTTCAGATCTAAGTAATCTCTTGggtgatttgaaaaatatggcGGTTGACATGGGAGGCGAACTTAACAG GCAAAATAAAGCACTTGATCATCTTGGTGACGATGTGGATGAGCTGAACTCTCGAGTGAAAGGTGCCAATCAACGTGCACGCCGTTTGCTTGGGAAGTGA